Genomic window (Spirosoma sp. KCTC 42546):
AAATAAATAGAGAATCGCGCAGGTGAGATACGTCCAGCCGATAAGCCCTAAAATTCCCCACCATTGGGGTGTCAAGCCAACCAAATGATCATCAGGGCCTCCGCGGTATAGGAAAGCCAGGTAGATCAGAATGCCTACGCCCAGTAGTTGCAGGCCAATGAAAAGGGTTTTTGCGGTGCCCTCTCGTTTAGGATACTGGTTCCAGACCAGGAAAAACGCCAGAATCATCAGGATCACAAACCAGCCCGAACGCATGCCCGTAGCTGCCGCATTCAGATCGGAGATATTGACGAAGAAAACGCCCATCACCAGCAAGGCGATTGATCGCAAAACAATATGCCAAACGATCTGGCCGTATGAATCCCCTTTATCGAGTCGCTGGCGAATGGCAAAGGGAATCGACATACCCACAATGACCAGAAAGCAGGGGAAAACGGTATCGGCAAAGCCCAGAAAATCCTGATCGGCGCGTGAATGCTCCAACCAGAGCGGAATGCCAGACAAGGTTCCTAAGTCATTGACGAAAATCATCGTGAGCATCGTCAATGCCCGAAAGACATCAATGGAAAAAATACGCTTTGACGATAGAACGGCACTGGCCGGTTTCGATGGAGTTGATACCATTTTTGTGACTAGTTAATTGGCCTCACTAAGCCGTTTGATTTCACCAAATAGGGCTTTAAAGCAGTTACTGGCCGTGTCTTCGCCCGATGCGGGATTTACGTTTACGCCATAAAATTCGTCCAGAAATGGTCCCGCACCCGACCAGACGGTTTGCATCATGCCCTGAAATCGCTCTTTCATAACTGGCGTAACCGACTTCCGGAACCTGACCATGTCCTGCGTTTGTGTCATCGCGAAACTCGGCTTTCGCCAGGGACAGGTAATCACGTTAAGACCCTTTGTGGCAAAATATACGGCGGTTTGGTCCGGTCGTTCGTAGTGCCAGTCGCAAATTGTAACATCTTTAGCGATCAGGTCGATAGCGCGGTACGTATTGTTAAAACTGCCTTCCCACATACCAATACCGGTGGTTTTTCCGTCAATGAGTCGATCGCCCCAAATCCAGAGTTTTCGGTTTTTCTGGGACAGATGGTTTCGGATTTCATTGACCTCTCCGGCAAATAACTCGGCTTTGTCACGACCTGAGCAACGCGGACATTGCTCATCACCGATGTAAAAAACTTCGTCCATGCCTGCATGAAATGCATCCGTTTCAAAGGCATCACAAATTTCATCGACCAGCGCAAATACGACCGCATGAACGCCGGGGTGTAAGGGACAATAACTTTTGCAGTACAAACCGTCTGCATTAGGCCAAACGTATTTTTCGGGCATTTTTACGTGTGGAGTTTCATCGAATTCGGGATAAACGCGTAGTAGATTCGTTGTCTTACTAGCCCAGGATTGGTGGCCGAGAAGGTTGATTTGGGGAATTAAGCGAATGTTATTTCGCTGGCATGCTTTAACCAGCTTTTTAACCTCCCGTTTCGATAGGGCGACACTATCGCGCAGTTCAGGATGGCTATCAAATTCGTAGTTGAAATCAACCCGAAGAATTAACGTATTTACCTGGCGGGGAGCGAGTTCTTCGTTGATAAACTTGATAAATGTATCGAGTTGTTTGGGCTGGGGAGCCGCAATGCAAAACCCGCGGATTGGTAACAGGCTATCTAGTTTGGTTTGAGCTATTGCCGATGTACAGGAAAGAGAAAGTACGAACGCAGTAAGTAAAAGAAATAGCCGGGTCATGGAGATCAAGTTTTAGTATCGGCGCGTTCCGTTTTAAATAGGCCTCTCCTATAAGCCTAATTCACTGGATTTCTATTCACTACACAACGCGCTTTCGCTAAAACAAAACCTCCCGAAAGTGTTGGACTTTCGGGAGGTTGATGGATAATTTCAGAACGCTTTACCAGGCAGTCCTGCTTACTTAATGGCAATCATTCGGGTGGGCGCTTCCAGAGATGGCGTTGCGAGTTTAACCGATATATCTTCTTTCTGGTCACCGGCTGTTATGCGGAAGGTATAATTTCCATCACCAAGCTCATTCATATCAAACTGCTGGCGGAACGCATTTTGCTTGCTGTTTTTACCGCAGAGCGTTTCATTGAATAAGATATCTCCCTTTTCATTGAGTAATTGGAGGGTAATTTTATTTTCGGACTGGTACTTTTCCAGACACACCCAAAGTTTGGATGCATTGATGGATGGGAACACAACGGCGGCAAACGCTTTGTGCTGAGGAGTACCGTCGGTGGCGAAAACAGGACTTGAAGCTGAGATAGTTAACGCGAATAAGAAGGCACTGGCGAGTAATTTGATCGAGGTTTTCATTGAGTTGAACGATTTAAGTTTTGAACCT
Coding sequences:
- a CDS encoding DUF5009 domain-containing protein, with product MVSTPSKPASAVLSSKRIFSIDVFRALTMLTMIFVNDLGTLSGIPLWLEHSRADQDFLGFADTVFPCFLVIVGMSIPFAIRQRLDKGDSYGQIVWHIVLRSIALLVMGVFFVNISDLNAAATGMRSGWFVILMILAFFLVWNQYPKREGTAKTLFIGLQLLGVGILIYLAFLYRGGPDDHLVGLTPQWWGILGLIGWTYLTCAILYLFLHKQPILLIACWVFFTLMNIAGHAGWLHALWPNGPRAWIPDNGAFNSLAFSGVLATLLLTRLQRTEKSQQVPILFIGIGLLFLIAGFLSRNFFIISKIQATPTWIFLCCGIAFIVYVGIYWLVDLNGKTHWFDLIKTAGTSTLTCYLLPDLYYSITDLSGSSLPKSLTTGGVGLLKSLLFALLIIGITAVLGKMKIKLKL
- a CDS encoding family 20 glycosylhydrolase; its protein translation is MTRLFLLLTAFVLSLSCTSAIAQTKLDSLLPIRGFCIAAPQPKQLDTFIKFINEELAPRQVNTLILRVDFNYEFDSHPELRDSVALSKREVKKLVKACQRNNIRLIPQINLLGHQSWASKTTNLLRVYPEFDETPHVKMPEKYVWPNADGLYCKSYCPLHPGVHAVVFALVDEICDAFETDAFHAGMDEVFYIGDEQCPRCSGRDKAELFAGEVNEIRNHLSQKNRKLWIWGDRLIDGKTTGIGMWEGSFNNTYRAIDLIAKDVTICDWHYERPDQTAVYFATKGLNVITCPWRKPSFAMTQTQDMVRFRKSVTPVMKERFQGMMQTVWSGAGPFLDEFYGVNVNPASGEDTASNCFKALFGEIKRLSEAN